A segment of the Sphingomicrobium flavum genome:
GGACAGCCCGCTTGCGTTTCGGCAGCCGAGGGACCGGCTGCCTCAATCTCCGGCGGACCCTCCCGAAAATATTGAGCACAAAAGAAAAGGGCGGCCCCGGATGGGACCGCCCTTTGCTTCTTGGTGATGTCGAAGCAGCTTAACCGAGCAGTTCCTGCTCAAGCTTCTTCGCCATTTCCTCAATATTTTCGGGAGGCCAGCCCGGGATTTCCATGCCGAGGCGCAGGCCCATGCTCGCCAGCACTTCCTTGATTTCGTTCAAGGACTTGCGGCCGAAGTTCGGGGTGCGGAGCATTTCCGCTTCCGTCTTCTGCACCAGATCACCGATATAGATGATGTTGTCATTCTTCAGGCAGTTGGCGCTGCGCACCGACAGTTCAAGCTCGTCCACCTTCTTCAAAAGATAACGGTTGAGCTGGTTGGTGTCCTGGCCGCCTTCGCTGGCGCCGGCGCTGCCGCCCTGGGCGGGGGCAGGCGCGATGGCGCTGTCGTCGAAGTGGACGAACAGCTGCAGCTGATCCTGAAGGATGCGCGCGGCATAGGCGGCGGCATCTTCGGGCGTCACCGTGCCATCGGTTTCGATGGTGAGGCTCAGCTTGTCATAGTCCAGATCCTGGCCGACGCGGGTGTTGTCCACCTTGTAGGCGACCTGCTTGATCGGGCTGAACAGGCTGTCGACGGGGATGAGGCCGATCGGGGCATCCGCCGGGCGGTTCATCGCCGCGGGGACATAGCCCTTGCCGACATCCGCGGTCAGTTCCATGTTGAGCGTCGCGCCCTCGTCGAGGTGACAGATCACCAGGTCGGGGTTGGTCACTTCGATGTCGCCCGGGCAGGCGATCTGGCCGGCGGTCACTTCGCCGGGGCCGGTGGCCGACAGCTGCAGCCGCTTGGGGCCTTCGCCTTCCATCTTCAGCGCGATCTGCTTCACGTTGATGACGATGTCGGTCACATCCTCCCGAACCCCCGCCAACGACGAGAATTCATGCAGGACGCCTTCGATCTTGATCGAGGTCACGGCGGCACCTTGCAGCGAGCTCAGCAGCACGCGGCGGAGCGAGTTGCCCAGCGTCATGCCAAAGCCGCGCTCGAGCGGTTCGGCGACGAAGGTGGCCTTGCGCTTGGCGTCGGTGCCGGCCTTCTTGTCGAGGCCATTGGGCTTTTTCAGTTCCTGCCAATTCTTTGCGTTGATCGACATAATGTTCCTTGCCCTACAGCAGGTCGTCCCCTGCTTTTTTCTATCAAATTTTCAGTCCGCCGGGGGGTGACGTCGGGTCCCCGGCGGGGGAAGCGGATCGCTGCGCGGGTTAGACGCGGCGACGCTTGGACGGGCGCACACCGTTGTGCGGGATCGGAGTCACGTCGCGGATCGAGGTGATGGTGAAGCCGACCGCCTGCAGCGCACGCAGCGCGCTTTCGCGGCCCGAGCCCGGACCCTTCACTTCGACTTCCAGCGTGCGGACGCCATGTTCCTGCGCCTTCTTGCCGGCATCTTCAGCGGCGACCTGCGCGGCGTACGGGGTCGACTTGCGGCTGCCCTTGAAGCCCATCATGCCGGCCGAGGACCAGCTGATCGCATTGCCCTGCGCATCGGTGATGGTAATCATGGTATTGTTGAAGCTGGCATTCACATGAGCGACACCAGCAGTGATGTTTTTGCGTTCGCGGCGGCGAATACGCTGCGGTTCACGTGCCATTTCGAAATCTTCCTATCTAAATAAGCTGAGAGAAGAGCGCCAAAGCGCTTACTTCTTCTTGCCGGCGATCGGCTTGGCCTTGCCCTTGCGGGTGCGCGCATTGGTATGCGTGCGCTGGCCGCGGACCGGGAGGCCCTTGCGGTGACGCAGGCCGCGATAGCAGGCCAAGTCCATGAGACGCTTGATGTTCATCGCGGTCTCACGGCGAAGGTCGCCTTCGACGGTGTAATCCGCATCGATCGTCTCACGGATGTGGAGGATTTCCTGGTCCGTCAGATCGGCAACGCGGGTTTCCGGCTTGATCTTCAGCTTCTTGGTGATTTCCTTGGCGGTCGTGTGACCGATACCATGGATGTAGGTCAGCGCGATTTCGACGCGCTTGTTGGTCGGGATGTTGACACCCGCAATACGTGCCATAAAAATTATACTCCTAAGCTCCACGGAACGTCGGGCACCCGGGCGTTCCATCTCAAAGCGTCAAAAACCCCGCAAAACAACGAAAAAATGGCGCGCGCACCAAGTGCGCCGCCGAATCCGTCCTTGCGGGATAGAGGCCATGTAGGTTTGACCTATGTTTGAGTCAACCCTTCGCACCTGCGGCAATTGCCATATTCGATGGCCTTGGCTGACGCTTGGCAGTACAGCCACGCGATGAGCGCATCCCCCTTTACCATTTACGGCGAGACAATCGCCAGCGGAAAGCGCGGCGTGGTGAATATCCCCGTCAGCCGCGATGCCGCCGATCGCTGGGTCTATCTGCCGGTGCGGGTCATTCATGGTGCTTCACCGGGGCCCGTCCTGTTCGTCAGCGCGGCAGTGCATGGCGACGAGATTATCGGCGTGGAAATCATCCGCCGGCTTCTGAAGAAGATCAGCCCGTCAAAGCTGGCCGGCACGCTGATCGCCGTTCCTGTCGTCAATGCCTACGGCTTTGTCGCCCATAGCCGTTACCTGCCCGACCGCCGCGATCTCAATCGCAGCTTCCCCGGGCGCGAGGAAGGATCACTGGCGGGGCGGCTGGCCTTTCTCTTCCGCAGCGAGATTGTGGAGCGGGCGGATTTTGGCATCGACCTGCATTCGGCCGCCGTGCACCGCTACAATCTGCCGCAAATCCGTGTCAGCCGCGAAAGCGAGCGCGCGCTTGAACTGGCCCGCGCTTTCGCCCCGCCGATCATCATGGCGTCCAATCTGCGCGAGGGGTCGCTGCGCGCCATGGCGCTGGAGAAGGGCGTGGAGATGATGCTGTATGAAGCGGGCGAAGCATTGCGGTTCGACCCGCTGTCCATCCGCATGGGGCTGAACGGCATCCTGCGCGTCATGGCCGAAATGGGGATGATCGAACTGAAGCGGGGCCGCGACATCGCGCCGTCACTGGAAGCATCGCGCAGCATCTGGCTGCGTGCGCCGCGCGGCGGGATCAGCGATATTCGCCGCCCATCGGGCAAGATTGTCTTCAAGGGCGATCTGCTTGCCATGGTCCGCAACCCGCTGGGCAATGAGGAAATGCCCATACGGGCGCCGATGGACGGGCTGGTGATCGGGCATAGCCGCATGGGCGCGGTGCATCGCGGCGATGCGCTGCTCCACGTCGCGCAGCTGGGCGATGGCGAAGGCCTGGATCCGGAAACGGAAGAGCGGTTGAACGGACCGATGCTGGATGAACATGAGGTCGTCTAGAGGTTGCACCGCCCACGGCAGGCGTTAAGGCATTGGCGATGCAGCGGCTCAGCCACACCGACCCTATCCCCGATGACCTTCGAGGCGCGATTTTTGCGCTGGGGAATTTCGACGGGTTTCACCTTGGCCACCAGGCGGTGGTGGGGCGTGCGGTGGCGCGGGCGGCGCATGAGGGCAGGAAGGCGATTGTCGCGACCTTCGATCCGCATCCGGTGCGGCACTTCCGGCCCGATGCCAAGCCCTTTCGCCTGACCGACCTGGACCAGCGCGAGGCGCTGTTCGCGGCGGCGGGGGCGGATGCGATGATGGTGTTCCGTTTTGGCGAGGAACTGGCCGGCACCAGCGCCGAGGATTTCGTGCGCCAGCTGCTGGGCGAGCAGCTGGGCGCAGCGGGCGTGGTGACGGGCGAAGATTTCACCTTCGGCAAAGCGCGCGGCGGCAATGCTGCGGTGCTGCGCGAATTGGGCGCCGAGGCGGGCATTGGCGCCGAGACCGTGTCCGCGATCGAATTTAGCGAGGGCGTGGTGTCATCGAGCCGCATCCGCGAGGCGCTGCAATCGGGCGACCCGCATACCGCAACGAGACTGATGACGCGGCCCTTCGCGGTGCGCGGCGAAGTGGTGCATGGCGACAAGCGCGGGCGCGAGCTGGGCTGGCCCACGGCCAATATGGAAATGGGCCATTATGTGCGCCCGGCCTATGGCATCTATGTGGTGCGCGTGACGCTGCCCGACGGAAGCGAGCATGACGGGGTTGCCAATCTGGGCGTCAGGCCGATGTTCGACCCGCCCAAGGAATTGCTGGAAACCTATCTGTTCGATTTTGACGGCGACCTTTACGGCCAGCGCATCGAGGTCGCCCTGCTCCATTATATCCGCCCCGAGGCCGCCTTCCATGACCTGGACGCCTTGAAGCGCCAGATCGCCGAAGATGAAGCCGAAGCGCGACGGTTGTTGGCGGCGGGCACGACAAAATAGCCGTCGCCCCTGCGACGGCAGGGGCCTATGCCAACCCGCTTGCTTAGTGTTGGAGTTTATACTTCATCAGCTTCGATTTCTTGCTATTCAACCTCCTGCCGGATCGCTGACATGGGCCCCGGCCTGCGCAGGGGCGACGGGGTATTTTGGGCGGCTGGATCTACATCATGACGAATGGACCGTTCGGGACGCTTTATGTCGGGGTGACTTCGGACATTGCAGGGCGGGTTTGGCAGCATCGGAGCGGCACCGGTTCTGAGTTTTGCCGGGAGCATGGGCTGACGCGGCTTGTCTATGCTGAGTATCATGAGAATATCGAGGATGCCATTGCACGTGAAAAGGCGATGAAACGGTGGAAGCGCAATTGGAAGCTGCGGCAAATCATGGAGGCGAACCCGGATTGGGAGGATCTTTACGAGACATTGAACCACTAGCCTTCGCTCATAGGCAGACGGGAGCCTAAGCCACGCCTTCTCGAGTGCATCTTCCGATGCTCGATGGCATGGGCCCCTGCCTTCGCAGGGGCGACGGGGATCGGGTGTGGCGTGGACGTTGTGGAATGACGGTTGTGTGATGCATCACACATAGTTAAGCGCCAAAGCCGATATGTCCGACAAACCCAATTATAAAGACACGGTCTTTTTGCCCAAGACCGACTTCCCGATGAAAGCCGGCCTGCCCCAGAAGGAGCCGGAAATCCTGGCGCGCTGGCAGGCAGAAGATATCTATGCGCAGCTGCGCGAAGCGCGGGCGGGGCGTGAGAAGTTCATCCTTCATGACGGGCCGCCTTATGCCAATGGCGACATCCATATCGGCCATGCGCTCAACAAGACGCTGAAGGATATGGTGGTTCGCTCGCAGTCGCTGCTGGGCAAGGACGTGCCTTATGTGCCGGGCTGGGATTGCCACGGGCTGCCGATCGAGTGGAAGATCGAGGAGCTGTACCGCAAGAAGAAGCAGGACAAGAATAGCGTTCCGGCCAGGGAATTCCGCGCCGAATGCCGCGATTACGCCGCCAAATGGGTCAGCGTGCAGACCGAGCAGTTCCAGCGGCTGGGCAATATTGGCGATTATAAGCGCCCTTATCTGACCATGCGGCCCGAGGCCGAGGCGCAGATCGTTGGCGAGCTGTTCAAATTCGCCGAGACGGGCCAGCTCTATCGTGGCGCCAAGCCGGTGATGTGGTCGCCGGTCGAGGAAACCGCGCTGGCCGATGCCGAGGTCGAATATGAGGATCTGACCGACAGCCCGCAGATCGATGTTGCGTTCGAGATTGTCGAGAGCCGCGTGGAAGGCCTTGCTGGCGCAAAAGCTGTGATCTGGACGACCACGCCTTGGACAATCCCAGTCAACCAAGCTTTGGCCTTTGGTCCGGACATTGAATACGGGCTGTTCGAGCTAGAAGAAGCAGATCATCCGTCGGCAGGCGAAGAGGTTGACGAAAGCGCTTGGGTCTCAAAGGGCCGGTATCTCGTCGCTTTCGAATTGGGCCGCCAGCTTCTGGGACGACTAGTACCAGACGCAGAGAAGACCTTGCGTCTCTCCACCGTTTGGAAATGCGACGGCGCCGACCTTGCCGGCACCGTCGCCCGCCACCCGATGCACCATCTCGGCGGCTTTTACGCCAAGCCCCGCCCCTTCCTGGCGGGCGACTTCGTCACCACCGATAGCGGCACCGGCCTTGTCCATATGGCACCCGATCATGGCGAGGACGATTTCGACCTGTGCAAGGCCAATGGCATCGATCCTGTCTTCGCCGTCATGGGGGATGGGCGCTACCGCGATGACTGGCTGTGGCTGGGCGGGGATGATGAGCGGCGGCGCAGCGTCATCAACAAGCCGTTCAATGCGCCCGACGGGCCGATCTGCAGCGATCTTTGCGAAGCGGGTGCCTTGCTATCCGCCAGCGCGGACTATGCGCATAGCTATCCCCATAGCTGGCGATCCAAGGCCAAGGTCATCTATAGGTGTACGCCTCAGTGGTTCATCGCGATTGACGAGCCTTTGCGCCTGCGCGCCTCGACTTCGCTCGGCACGAACGGAGAAGGGGGAAGCGCCAACAGTTCGTTCGTCCCGAGCGAAGTCGAGGGGCGTTCGCTGCGCCAGACTGCCTTGTCCGAGATCGACCGCGTCCGCTTTGTCCCGCCGCGCGGGCGCCGGCGCATCCAGTCGATGGTGGAAAGCCGCCCCGACTGGCTGATCAGCCGCCAGCGCGCCTGGGGCGTGCCGATTGCCTTGTTCGTCCACCGTGAAAGCGGCGAATTGCTGGTCGATGGCGAGGTCAATGCCCGCATCGTCGCGGCCATGCATGACGAGGGCGTGGATGCCTGGTCGGAAGACCGCGCAGGCGAATTTCTGGGCGCAGGCCGCAATCCCGACGACTATGAAATGGTCACCGACATTCTGGACGTCTGGTTCGACAGCGGTTCGACCCATGCCTTCGTGCTGGAGAGCGGTGACTGGCCCGAACAGCGCTGGCCCGCCGATCTCTACCTTGAAGGCTCGGACCAGCATCGCGGCTGGTTCCAGTCATCGCTGCTGGAAAGCTGCGGGACGCGCGGGCGCGCGCCTTATGATGCGGTGCTGACCCATGGCTTCACCATGGATGCCAAGGGCAAGAAGATGTCCAAGAGCGTCGGCAATACGGTCGACCCCTTGAAGGTGATGGAGACCAGCGGGGCGGACATCATCCGCCTGTGGGCGCTGAGCGTCGATTATACCGAGGATCATCGCATCGGCGATGAGATCCTCAAGGGCGTGGGCGACCAGTATCGCAAATTGCGCAATACTTTCCGCTATCTGCTCGGCGCGCTGGACGGCTTTACGGATGCCGAAAAGGTCGAGCCTGCCGAGATGCCCGAGCTTGAGCGCTATATGCTCGACCGGCTGAAGCGGCTGGACGGCACGATCCGTAAGGCCATCGATGATTTCGATTTCAATAGCTACACGCGTGCGCTGGTCGATTTCGCCAATGAAGATTTGTCGGCCTTCTTCTTCGATATCCGCAAGGATTGCCTCTATTGCGACGATCCGGCGGGGCTGAAACGGCGCAGCTATCGCACGGTGCTGGATACCTTGTTCGGCGCCCTGGTGCGCTACGCCGCGCCGATCCTGGTGTTCACCAGCGAAGAGGTTTGGGGCACGCGCTATCCCGATGCGGGCAGTGTGCATCTGCTGGAGCTGGAGGATTTGCCGGAGGCGTGGCTGGATGATGAGCTGGCGAACAAATGGAAAGTGCTGCGAGGGATAAGAAAGCTCGTCACTGAGCACGTCGAGTTCCTCCGCAAGGAAAAACTCGTCGGATCGGGTCTACAAACACTTGTCGAGGTCTGTTCGCCGAACAATGCGACGCGTGAAATTCTTTCATCCGTGGATTTCGCTGAAATTGCGATCGTCGGTAAAGTAGTGATTGGCGATACGTTAAAGGCTGGCATGGTTGCGCCTGATGAGATCAAAGACGTCGGGGTGGCCACAGGGCGAATTGATTATGCGAAATGCGGGCGCTGCTGGCGGCATCTTCCCGAGGTCGAGGAAGATGGCCACTTGTGCGAACGTTGCGCGGAGGTGCTGTCTTGACCACCCTAAACCGTCGCCCCTGCGAAGGCAGGGGCCCATTTCATCTCATTTGCGGCAATGTTGACGGGTTTCTCGCTGGCATGGATCCCTGCCTTCGCAGGGATGACGAGCTGGGGGTGGCTCAGTGAAGAAGCTCAACGCCTATATCTTCGCCATCGCCATCTTCATCGCCGACCAGGTGACGAAATATGCGATGCTGAACATCGCGCGCATTCGCGAGGTGCGGCAGATCGAGATCATTGAGATCTTCAACTTCACCTATGTCGAAAATCGCGGCATCAGCCTTGGCCTGTTGCAGGCCGAGGATGATCTGGGTCGCTGGCTGCTGGTCGGCGCGACTGCCGCGATTGCCGCCATCGTCGGCTGGTGGATGACGCGCGAAACGCAAAAATGGGACCAGCTGGGCCTCGCCATGATTTTGGGCGGCGCGCTGGGGAATATCGTAGATAGGGTTCGCTTCGGCTATGTTGTCGACTTTCTCGACTTGCATTTCGGTGACTTCCGGCCCTTTTATGTCTTTAACATTGCCGATGCGGCCATTAGCATCGGTGTCGTGATCTTATTGATAAGGGCGTTCTTTTTCGCGCCCGCTGAGGAGAATGAACATGCGTAAGGCCCTATTCCTGCTGGCCGCACCGCTTGCCCTGAGTGCCTGTGGGGGCAGCGGGTCGCTCGATGAATTCGCGGTAACGCGCAATGCGCCGCTGGTCATTCCGCCCGATTATACGCTGGAGCCGCCCGCGGCCGGCACCGTGTCATCGACCGCCGAAGCCAGCCAGAGCCAGGCGATCGAAGCGCTGTTCGGCGGCCCGGCCCCGCGCAGCCCGGTCGAACGCGCCGTGATCGATGCCGCCGACGCCGGTAGCGGCACCATCGGCACT
Coding sequences within it:
- a CDS encoding DNA-directed RNA polymerase subunit alpha, translating into MSINAKNWQELKKPNGLDKKAGTDAKRKATFVAEPLERGFGMTLGNSLRRVLLSSLQGAAVTSIKIEGVLHEFSSLAGVREDVTDIVINVKQIALKMEGEGPKRLQLSATGPGEVTAGQIACPGDIEVTNPDLVICHLDEGATLNMELTADVGKGYVPAAMNRPADAPIGLIPVDSLFSPIKQVAYKVDNTRVGQDLDYDKLSLTIETDGTVTPEDAAAYAARILQDQLQLFVHFDDSAIAPAPAQGGSAGASEGGQDTNQLNRYLLKKVDELELSVRSANCLKNDNIIYIGDLVQKTEAEMLRTPNFGRKSLNEIKEVLASMGLRLGMEIPGWPPENIEEMAKKLEQELLG
- the rpsK gene encoding 30S ribosomal protein S11, whose amino-acid sequence is MAREPQRIRRRERKNITAGVAHVNASFNNTMITITDAQGNAISWSSAGMMGFKGSRKSTPYAAQVAAEDAGKKAQEHGVRTLEVEVKGPGSGRESALRALQAVGFTITSIRDVTPIPHNGVRPSKRRRV
- the rpsM gene encoding 30S ribosomal protein S13, coding for MARIAGVNIPTNKRVEIALTYIHGIGHTTAKEITKKLKIKPETRVADLTDQEILHIRETIDADYTVEGDLRRETAMNIKRLMDLACYRGLRHRKGLPVRGQRTHTNARTRKGKAKPIAGKKK
- a CDS encoding succinylglutamate desuccinylase/aspartoacylase family protein, whose translation is MSASPFTIYGETIASGKRGVVNIPVSRDAADRWVYLPVRVIHGASPGPVLFVSAAVHGDEIIGVEIIRRLLKKISPSKLAGTLIAVPVVNAYGFVAHSRYLPDRRDLNRSFPGREEGSLAGRLAFLFRSEIVERADFGIDLHSAAVHRYNLPQIRVSRESERALELARAFAPPIIMASNLREGSLRAMALEKGVEMMLYEAGEALRFDPLSIRMGLNGILRVMAEMGMIELKRGRDIAPSLEASRSIWLRAPRGGISDIRRPSGKIVFKGDLLAMVRNPLGNEEMPIRAPMDGLVIGHSRMGAVHRGDALLHVAQLGDGEGLDPETEERLNGPMLDEHEVV
- a CDS encoding bifunctional riboflavin kinase/FAD synthetase, whose amino-acid sequence is MQRLSHTDPIPDDLRGAIFALGNFDGFHLGHQAVVGRAVARAAHEGRKAIVATFDPHPVRHFRPDAKPFRLTDLDQREALFAAAGADAMMVFRFGEELAGTSAEDFVRQLLGEQLGAAGVVTGEDFTFGKARGGNAAVLRELGAEAGIGAETVSAIEFSEGVVSSSRIREALQSGDPHTATRLMTRPFAVRGEVVHGDKRGRELGWPTANMEMGHYVRPAYGIYVVRVTLPDGSEHDGVANLGVRPMFDPPKELLETYLFDFDGDLYGQRIEVALLHYIRPEAAFHDLDALKRQIAEDEAEARRLLAAGTTK
- a CDS encoding GIY-YIG nuclease family protein, which produces MLGGWIYIMTNGPFGTLYVGVTSDIAGRVWQHRSGTGSEFCREHGLTRLVYAEYHENIEDAIAREKAMKRWKRNWKLRQIMEANPDWEDLYETLNH
- the ileS gene encoding isoleucine--tRNA ligase, which codes for MSDKPNYKDTVFLPKTDFPMKAGLPQKEPEILARWQAEDIYAQLREARAGREKFILHDGPPYANGDIHIGHALNKTLKDMVVRSQSLLGKDVPYVPGWDCHGLPIEWKIEELYRKKKQDKNSVPAREFRAECRDYAAKWVSVQTEQFQRLGNIGDYKRPYLTMRPEAEAQIVGELFKFAETGQLYRGAKPVMWSPVEETALADAEVEYEDLTDSPQIDVAFEIVESRVEGLAGAKAVIWTTTPWTIPVNQALAFGPDIEYGLFELEEADHPSAGEEVDESAWVSKGRYLVAFELGRQLLGRLVPDAEKTLRLSTVWKCDGADLAGTVARHPMHHLGGFYAKPRPFLAGDFVTTDSGTGLVHMAPDHGEDDFDLCKANGIDPVFAVMGDGRYRDDWLWLGGDDERRRSVINKPFNAPDGPICSDLCEAGALLSASADYAHSYPHSWRSKAKVIYRCTPQWFIAIDEPLRLRASTSLGTNGEGGSANSSFVPSEVEGRSLRQTALSEIDRVRFVPPRGRRRIQSMVESRPDWLISRQRAWGVPIALFVHRESGELLVDGEVNARIVAAMHDEGVDAWSEDRAGEFLGAGRNPDDYEMVTDILDVWFDSGSTHAFVLESGDWPEQRWPADLYLEGSDQHRGWFQSSLLESCGTRGRAPYDAVLTHGFTMDAKGKKMSKSVGNTVDPLKVMETSGADIIRLWALSVDYTEDHRIGDEILKGVGDQYRKLRNTFRYLLGALDGFTDAEKVEPAEMPELERYMLDRLKRLDGTIRKAIDDFDFNSYTRALVDFANEDLSAFFFDIRKDCLYCDDPAGLKRRSYRTVLDTLFGALVRYAAPILVFTSEEVWGTRYPDAGSVHLLELEDLPEAWLDDELANKWKVLRGIRKLVTEHVEFLRKEKLVGSGLQTLVEVCSPNNATREILSSVDFAEIAIVGKVVIGDTLKAGMVAPDEIKDVGVATGRIDYAKCGRCWRHLPEVEEDGHLCERCAEVLS
- the lspA gene encoding signal peptidase II encodes the protein MKKLNAYIFAIAIFIADQVTKYAMLNIARIREVRQIEIIEIFNFTYVENRGISLGLLQAEDDLGRWLLVGATAAIAAIVGWWMTRETQKWDQLGLAMILGGALGNIVDRVRFGYVVDFLDLHFGDFRPFYVFNIADAAISIGVVILLIRAFFFAPAEENEHA
- a CDS encoding DUF3035 domain-containing protein; the encoded protein is MRKALFLLAAPLALSACGGSGSLDEFAVTRNAPLVIPPDYTLEPPAAGTVSSTAEASQSQAIEALFGGPAPRSPVERAVIDAADAGSGTIGTRSTAGDPQTRVVDKGAETTDIIAAPESVGQDASADTPQ